In Denitratisoma sp. DHT3, one DNA window encodes the following:
- a CDS encoding MaoC family dehydratase gives MKYFEDIAVGQALTYPGRHEVTAAEIIRIAAEWDPQPFHLDEEAARLSIFGGLVASSVHLFAITSKLCHSDPEKWATVSALGMREIRSHAPARPGDRLEVRSICLDKRPSASRPGLGVVEFEVQLLNQKGEVLYAYVSAVLLRMRGQGD, from the coding sequence ATGAAATATTTCGAAGACATCGCCGTGGGTCAGGCGCTCACCTATCCCGGCCGCCATGAGGTGACGGCGGCGGAGATCATCCGCATCGCCGCCGAGTGGGATCCGCAGCCCTTCCATCTGGACGAGGAAGCCGCCAGGCTGTCCATCTTCGGCGGGCTGGTGGCCTCCAGCGTGCATCTGTTCGCCATCACCAGCAAGCTTTGTCATTCCGATCCCGAGAAATGGGCGACGGTGAGCGCGCTGGGCATGCGGGAGATCAGGAGCCATGCGCCGGCCCGGCCCGGCGATCGGCTGGAAGTCCGCTCCATCTGCCTGGACAAGCGGCCCTCCGCTTCGCGCCCCGGCCTGGGCGTGGTCGAGTTCGAAGTGCAGCTCCTGAACCAGAAGGGCGAGGTGCTGTACGCCTACGTCAGCGCCGTCCTGCTGCGGATGCGCGGGCAGGGCGACTGA
- a CDS encoding peptidylprolyl isomerase, which translates to MNQVINFYRKQPAGISVNGESISAEAIDAVAEQFADAPEPREAAARALVVRTLLRQQAIRQGIEADDEEGALERLIEQEVPASEVSDAEVRRYFEANRDKFRSGDLFEVRHILFELAPDDDKTELARKADAVLLALKNDPEAFERIAREQSACSSAALGGSLGQITRDAVVPEFWSALVGQGKPGLLPHPVESRFGLHIIRIDRCALGEALPFEAVEKRIRPFLAARLEQVSYQRYIARLIEAAQIVGIDLGEDVTLGTGHGLPSE; encoded by the coding sequence ATGAACCAAGTCATCAATTTCTACCGCAAGCAGCCCGCCGGAATCAGCGTCAACGGCGAATCGATTTCAGCCGAGGCGATCGATGCCGTCGCCGAGCAGTTCGCCGATGCGCCCGAGCCCCGCGAGGCGGCGGCCCGGGCGCTGGTGGTGCGGACATTGTTGCGGCAGCAGGCGATTCGGCAGGGGATCGAGGCGGACGATGAAGAAGGTGCGCTGGAGCGCCTGATCGAGCAGGAAGTGCCGGCGTCGGAAGTCTCCGATGCGGAGGTGCGGCGCTATTTCGAGGCCAACCGGGACAAGTTCCGCAGCGGCGATTTGTTCGAGGTGCGCCATATTCTGTTCGAACTCGCGCCGGACGACGACAAGACCGAACTGGCGCGCAAGGCGGACGCGGTGCTGCTCGCACTGAAGAACGATCCGGAGGCTTTCGAACGCATCGCCCGCGAGCAGTCCGCCTGCTCCAGCGCCGCGCTGGGCGGCTCGTTGGGCCAGATCACCCGCGACGCCGTGGTGCCTGAATTCTGGTCGGCGCTGGTGGGGCAGGGCAAGCCGGGCTTGCTGCCGCATCCCGTGGAAAGCCGCTTCGGCCTGCACATCATCCGGATCGACCGCTGCGCGCTGGGGGAGGCATTGCCCTTCGAGGCCGTGGAAAAACGCATTCGTCCTTTCCTGGCCGCGCGCCTGGAGCAGGTGAGCTACCAGCGCTATATCGCCCGCCTGATCGAAGCGGCGCAGATCGTCGGTATCGATCTCGGTGAGGATGTGACGCTCGGCACCGGCCACGGCTTGCCGAGCGAATAG
- a CDS encoding RelA/SpoT family protein, with protein MVAVVHSFSDQHSAEEIFALAAVGLDAAEAARLRNAFEFARETYGERLLSTGEPVFPHAAAMAVILAGLDLDLDTRIAALLFDVPDDLADYEAVLEPRFGAESVRLVRGLHRLAPLHLLIRSHAGGAEMQSQTEILRKMLLAMVEDIRVVLLRLASRTQTLRWLTDQDTPERPDIARESLEIYAPLANRLGVWQFKWELEDLSFRFLQPATYKRIAKMLEERRVERESFIAAAVARLKAELTAIGIEAEVYGRPKHIYSIWNKMRAKGLDFSQVYDVRALRIIVGEVKDCYTALGLVHQHWQPIHGEFDDYISHPKGNDYRSLHTAVEAEDGRAVEVQIRTREMHQHAELGVAAHWRYKEASFAKGSAAKADSAYDDKIALLRRLLTWRDEVTDSSQWLEQFKRAALDDTIYVLTPQGRVIDLPRGATPLDFAYRLHSDLGHRCRGARVDGQLLPLNTPLQNGQRVEIVAAKSGGPSRDWLNPSQGYLATPGARRKVKQWFAAQDAAELLAQGRAFVTRELQREGQSQANLEELARKLGFRDVDAMFLAAAHNELGPRAIQVALQGAPQALEVEPEIVTRRSKAADSKVLIVGVDKLLTQLGRCCKPVPPDAIQGFVTRGKGVSIHRLECSNFRNMAARNPERVISAEWGAAQEGALYAIDIAVEAADRQGLLRDISDVLSKEKVNVTAVKTLSRSGAARMAFTMELSGTARLPRLFALLREVPGVVSVQRV; from the coding sequence ATGGTCGCCGTCGTTCATTCCTTTTCCGATCAGCACTCCGCCGAGGAGATTTTCGCCCTGGCCGCTGTCGGCCTGGACGCGGCGGAGGCGGCGCGTCTGCGGAACGCCTTCGAGTTCGCCCGGGAGACCTATGGCGAGCGCCTCCTGAGCACCGGGGAGCCCGTATTTCCCCACGCGGCGGCGATGGCGGTGATCCTGGCCGGGCTCGATCTCGACCTGGATACCCGGATCGCCGCCTTGCTGTTCGACGTTCCCGACGATCTGGCCGACTACGAAGCCGTGCTGGAGCCGCGCTTCGGCGCCGAGTCGGTGCGCCTGGTGCGCGGCCTGCACCGCCTGGCGCCTTTGCACCTCCTCATCCGCAGCCATGCCGGCGGCGCCGAGATGCAGTCGCAGACCGAGATTCTGCGCAAGATGCTGCTGGCGATGGTGGAAGACATCCGCGTGGTGCTGTTGCGCCTAGCGTCCCGCACCCAGACGCTGCGTTGGCTGACCGACCAGGACACGCCGGAGCGGCCGGACATCGCCCGGGAGAGCCTGGAGATCTACGCGCCGCTGGCCAACCGGCTTGGCGTCTGGCAGTTCAAGTGGGAACTGGAGGATCTGTCCTTCCGCTTCCTCCAGCCGGCCACCTACAAGCGCATCGCCAAGATGCTGGAGGAGCGCCGGGTCGAGCGCGAGAGCTTCATCGCTGCCGCCGTGGCGCGGCTCAAGGCCGAGCTGACGGCGATCGGCATCGAGGCCGAGGTGTATGGCCGGCCCAAGCACATCTACAGCATCTGGAACAAGATGCGCGCCAAGGGCCTGGACTTCTCCCAGGTCTATGACGTGCGGGCGCTGCGCATCATCGTCGGCGAGGTGAAGGACTGCTATACCGCGCTGGGCCTGGTGCATCAGCACTGGCAGCCGATCCACGGCGAGTTCGACGATTACATCTCGCACCCCAAGGGCAACGACTACCGCTCGCTGCACACCGCCGTGGAGGCGGAGGACGGCCGCGCCGTGGAAGTGCAGATCCGCACCCGCGAGATGCACCAGCACGCCGAACTGGGCGTGGCGGCCCACTGGCGCTACAAGGAGGCGAGCTTCGCCAAGGGCTCGGCGGCCAAGGCCGATTCCGCCTACGACGACAAGATCGCCCTGCTGCGCCGGTTGCTGACCTGGCGCGACGAGGTGACCGATTCCAGCCAGTGGCTGGAGCAGTTCAAGCGCGCGGCCCTGGACGACACGATCTACGTGCTGACGCCGCAGGGGCGGGTGATCGATCTGCCGCGCGGCGCCACGCCCCTGGATTTCGCCTACCGGCTGCACTCCGATCTGGGCCACCGCTGCCGGGGCGCCCGCGTGGACGGCCAGTTGCTGCCCCTCAACACGCCTTTGCAGAACGGCCAGCGGGTCGAGATCGTCGCCGCCAAGAGCGGCGGACCGTCGCGCGACTGGCTCAATCCGAGCCAGGGCTATCTGGCGACGCCGGGGGCGCGGCGCAAGGTCAAGCAATGGTTCGCCGCCCAGGACGCGGCGGAACTGCTGGCCCAGGGCCGCGCCTTCGTCACCAGGGAGTTGCAGCGGGAAGGGCAGAGCCAGGCCAATCTGGAGGAACTGGCGCGCAAGCTGGGCTTCCGCGATGTGGATGCGATGTTCCTGGCGGCGGCGCACAACGAACTGGGGCCGCGGGCGATCCAGGTGGCCTTGCAGGGCGCGCCGCAGGCATTGGAGGTGGAGCCGGAGATCGTCACCCGGCGCAGCAAGGCCGCCGATTCCAAGGTGCTGATCGTCGGCGTGGACAAGCTGCTGACGCAGTTGGGGCGCTGCTGCAAGCCGGTGCCTCCGGATGCGATCCAGGGCTTCGTCACCCGCGGCAAGGGCGTCTCCATCCATCGCCTCGAATGCAGCAATTTCCGCAACATGGCGGCCCGCAACCCGGAGCGGGTGATCTCCGCCGAATGGGGCGCGGCCCAGGAAGGCGCGCTCTACGCGATCGACATCGCCGTCGAGGCCGCCGACCGCCAGGGCCTGCTGCGCGACATCTCGGATGTGCTGTCGAAGGAAAAGGTCAACGTCACGGCGGTGAAGACCCTGTCCCGCAGCGGCGCGGCGCGCATGGCCTTCACCATGGAACTGAGCGGCACCGCGCGCCTGCCGCGGCTTTTCGCGTTGTTGCGGGAAGTGCCGGGCGTGGTTTCGGTGCAGCGGGTCTGA
- a CDS encoding PQQ-dependent dehydrogenase, methanol/ethanol family yields MRNFHRSWLVAASLLVLSGNLMAAGPTAPRAAAVDGARLVAADREPGNWMSHGRTYSEQRFSPLEQINDRNVSRLGLAWSQTLEFERGVEATPLMVDGALYITGAWSIVYAFDAETGKPLWKYDPKVDRAMVGNTCCGPVNRGVAVWQGKVYVGTLDGRLVAIDAATGKKTWETLTVDPKRPYSITGAPRVVKGKVLIGNGGADMGVRGYVSAYDARSGKLVWRFYTVPGDPSKPFENKAMEMAAKTWRGDQWWTWGGGGTVWDAMSYDPELDLLYIGVGNAATWPRDLRSPGGGDNLFLSSIVALKPESGEYVWHYQLAPGEQWDYPATTQMVLADLMFQGEMRKVLVQAPKHGFVFVLDRTNGKLLSAEKFTQVNWASHYDLATGRPVENPVADYAKAEKPALQYPGPLGGHNWNPMSFNPKLGLLYFGELQMPNFYVMDRNAKYRERNRRWNTGLDMAPWVTDPSLGGEVAKHVRGSLIAWDVAAGRKAWQVEQLMPTNGGTLATAGNLVFHGTSDGRLVAYSADKGEKLWEYRTVSAIMGGPIAYRIKGRQYIATGIGWGGGHATGFPDGATAQGLKNVNRVVVFALDGKARLPAVPRLEQTIDPPPATASMEQIVRGGVLYMNHCGVCHGSGTGGVPNLDAMTPQTRREFMGIVLGGARQDKGMPAFHEQLSAEEVLAIQDFLVARANMTKAAQQKGR; encoded by the coding sequence ATGCGCAATTTTCATCGTTCCTGGCTGGTCGCGGCCAGCCTGCTGGTCCTTTCCGGCAACCTGATGGCGGCGGGGCCGACGGCTCCCCGTGCTGCCGCCGTCGATGGTGCCCGCCTCGTCGCCGCGGATCGCGAGCCCGGCAACTGGATGAGCCACGGCCGCACCTATTCCGAGCAGCGCTTCAGTCCGCTGGAGCAGATCAACGACCGGAACGTCTCCCGCCTGGGCCTGGCCTGGAGCCAGACCCTGGAATTCGAACGCGGCGTGGAGGCCACGCCGCTGATGGTCGATGGCGCGCTGTACATCACCGGCGCCTGGAGCATCGTCTATGCGTTCGACGCCGAGACCGGCAAGCCGCTGTGGAAGTACGATCCCAAGGTGGATCGCGCCATGGTCGGCAACACCTGCTGCGGCCCGGTCAACCGCGGCGTCGCGGTGTGGCAGGGCAAAGTGTATGTGGGCACCCTGGACGGGCGCCTGGTGGCCATCGACGCGGCCACCGGCAAGAAGACCTGGGAGACCCTGACCGTCGATCCGAAGCGTCCCTACAGCATCACCGGCGCGCCGCGCGTGGTGAAGGGCAAGGTGCTGATCGGCAACGGCGGCGCCGACATGGGCGTGCGTGGCTACGTCTCCGCCTACGATGCCAGGAGCGGCAAGCTGGTGTGGCGCTTCTACACGGTGCCGGGCGATCCGTCCAAGCCCTTCGAGAACAAGGCGATGGAAATGGCCGCCAAGACCTGGCGCGGCGACCAGTGGTGGACCTGGGGCGGCGGCGGCACGGTGTGGGACGCCATGTCCTACGACCCGGAGTTGGACCTGCTCTACATCGGCGTCGGCAACGCGGCCACCTGGCCGCGCGATTTGCGCAGCCCCGGCGGCGGCGACAATCTGTTCCTTTCCTCCATCGTCGCGCTCAAGCCGGAAAGCGGCGAATACGTCTGGCACTACCAGCTCGCGCCCGGTGAGCAATGGGACTATCCGGCCACCACGCAGATGGTGCTGGCCGACCTGATGTTCCAGGGCGAAATGCGGAAAGTGCTGGTCCAGGCGCCCAAGCACGGCTTCGTCTTCGTGCTCGACCGCACCAACGGCAAGCTGTTGTCGGCCGAGAAGTTCACCCAGGTGAACTGGGCGAGCCATTACGACCTCGCCACCGGCCGGCCGGTGGAGAATCCGGTGGCGGACTATGCCAAGGCCGAGAAGCCGGCGCTGCAATACCCCGGTCCGCTGGGTGGCCACAACTGGAACCCGATGTCCTTCAATCCGAAGCTGGGCCTGCTGTATTTCGGCGAACTGCAGATGCCCAATTTCTACGTCATGGACCGCAACGCCAAGTACCGGGAGCGCAACCGGCGCTGGAACACCGGTCTGGACATGGCGCCCTGGGTCACCGACCCCTCCCTGGGCGGCGAGGTGGCGAAGCACGTGCGCGGCTCGCTGATCGCCTGGGACGTCGCCGCCGGCAGGAAAGCCTGGCAGGTGGAGCAGTTGATGCCGACCAACGGCGGCACCCTGGCCACGGCCGGCAACCTGGTGTTCCATGGCACCAGCGACGGGCGGCTGGTGGCCTATAGCGCCGACAAGGGCGAGAAGCTGTGGGAATACCGCACCGTCTCGGCCATCATGGGCGGGCCGATCGCCTACCGCATCAAGGGCCGGCAGTACATCGCCACCGGCATCGGCTGGGGCGGCGGCCACGCCACGGGCTTTCCCGACGGTGCCACGGCGCAGGGCCTGAAGAACGTCAATCGGGTAGTGGTGTTCGCCCTCGACGGCAAGGCCCGGTTGCCGGCCGTGCCGCGCCTGGAGCAGACGATCGATCCGCCGCCGGCCACCGCTTCGATGGAGCAGATCGTCCGCGGCGGCGTGCTCTACATGAACCACTGCGGCGTCTGCCACGGCTCCGGCACCGGCGGCGTGCCGAACCTGGACGCGATGACGCCGCAGACCCGCCGGGAGTTCATGGGCATCGTGCTGGGCGGCGCGCGCCAGGACAAGGGAATGCCGGCGTTCCACGAGCAACTGAGCGCGGAGGAGGTGCTGGCGATCCAGGACTTCCTGGTGGCGCGGGCCAACATGACCAAGGCGGCGCAGCAAAAGGGACGGTAA
- the purL gene encoding phosphoribosylformylglycinamidine synthase, with the protein MPQVLSLRGTAAFSASRLSRLQEQARAAVSGLSGLQAEHWYFVESEGALEGDELARLKDLLGIPAALPAEPKGELLLVTPRLGTISPWASKATDIARNCGFAGIKRIERGIAFHAQGKKLDRTALAAKLHDRMTESVLASAEEALALFHHVAPQPLTTVDLLARGRAALAAANGELGLALSDDEIDYLVENFTKAGRNPTDVELMMFAQANSEHCRHKIFNASWTVDGEDQPHSLFGMIRETHKAHPEGTVVAYSDNAAVIEGAKVKRFYPDGQGQYRWQEETTHILAKVETHNHPTAISPFPGAATGSGGEIRDEGATGRGSKPKAGLCGFSVSDLNIPGHVQPWESQYGKPERIASALDIMIEGPIGAAAFNNEFGRPNLAGYFRTFEQAFNGEVRGYHKPIMIAGGVGNIQAEQSFKIPFPAGTLLIQLGGPGMLIGLGGGAASSMATGTNTADLDFASVQRGNPEIQRRAQEVIDRCWQMGANNPVLAIHDVGAGGISNAMPELAHDAGRGAHFDLRAVPSEEPGMSPREIWSNEAQERYVLAVAPERLDEFRALCERERCPFAVLGSATDDGQLIVKDDHFGNRPVDMAMEVLLGKPPRMHRDARRARPAGAALDIEQADLWEAVSRVLRLPAVASKNFLITIGDRSVGGLTARDQMVGPWQVPVADVAVTAMGFDTVLGEAFAMGERTPLALLDGPASGRMAVGEAITNIAAADIGAIGRIKLSANWMAAAGHGHEDAILFDTVKAVGLEFCPALGVAIPVGKDSLSMRTKWEADGSAKQVTAPVSLIVTAFAPCADIRRTLTPQLRDDKDVGETELVLIDLGQGQNRLGGSALAQVYGVSGDAAPDVDAASLKAFFEAIQALNRDGKLLAYHDRSDGGLFATVCEMAFAARIGVSLNLDTLCYDPLMNDVDGIERAPQIVEGRMRDRLIGALFNEELGAVVQIRRADRSAVMDALRAAGLGKCSHIVGSPNTFGEVRVWRNAKQAFGAPIAEIQRAWSEVSHQIARLRDDPACAQEEFDALNDAADPGLSCQLSFDPAQDVAAPFIASGVRPRMAILREQGVNGHVEMAAAFDRAGFDAVDVHMSDLQAGRVRLADFKGLAACGGFSYGDVLGAGQGWAKSILFNSRLKDEFATFFQRPDSFALGVCNGCQMMSNLASIIPGAEDWPTFHRNRSEQFEARFVMVEIPDSPSIFLAGMGGSRLPVVVSHGEGRAVFAGDAQERARVALRYVDNRGAVAATYPANPNGSPAGITGVTTADGRFTIMMPHPERIFRTAQMSWAPLGLGEDGPWLTMFRNARKWVG; encoded by the coding sequence ATGCCCCAAGTGCTTTCCCTGCGCGGCACCGCCGCTTTTTCCGCTTCCCGCCTTTCCCGTCTGCAGGAACAGGCCCGTGCCGCGGTGTCCGGCCTCTCCGGGTTGCAGGCCGAGCACTGGTATTTCGTCGAGAGCGAAGGCGCCCTGGAAGGCGATGAACTGGCCCGCCTGAAGGATCTGCTGGGCATTCCCGCCGCGCTGCCGGCGGAACCCAAGGGTGAACTGCTGCTGGTGACGCCGCGCCTGGGCACGATTTCGCCCTGGGCTTCCAAGGCCACCGACATCGCCCGCAACTGCGGCTTCGCCGGTATCAAGCGCATCGAGCGCGGCATCGCTTTCCATGCACAGGGCAAGAAGCTGGATCGCACTGCCCTGGCGGCCAAACTCCATGACCGGATGACCGAATCGGTGCTGGCCTCGGCCGAGGAAGCCCTGGCGCTGTTCCATCACGTGGCGCCCCAGCCGCTGACCACGGTGGACCTGCTGGCCCGGGGCCGTGCGGCCCTGGCGGCGGCCAATGGCGAACTGGGCCTGGCCCTGTCGGACGACGAGATCGACTATCTGGTGGAGAACTTCACCAAGGCCGGGCGCAATCCCACGGACGTGGAACTGATGATGTTCGCCCAGGCCAACTCCGAGCACTGCCGGCACAAGATCTTCAACGCTTCCTGGACCGTGGACGGGGAGGACCAGCCCCATTCCCTGTTCGGCATGATCCGCGAGACCCACAAGGCCCACCCCGAAGGCACGGTGGTGGCCTATTCCGACAACGCCGCGGTGATCGAGGGGGCGAAGGTCAAGCGTTTCTACCCGGACGGCCAGGGCCAATACCGCTGGCAGGAAGAGACCACCCACATCCTGGCCAAGGTGGAGACCCACAACCACCCGACCGCGATCTCCCCCTTCCCGGGCGCCGCCACCGGCTCCGGCGGCGAGATCCGCGACGAGGGGGCGACGGGGCGCGGCTCCAAGCCCAAGGCCGGCTTGTGCGGTTTTTCCGTCTCCGACCTCAACATTCCCGGCCATGTCCAGCCCTGGGAGTCGCAATACGGCAAGCCCGAGCGCATCGCCTCGGCGCTGGACATCATGATCGAAGGCCCCATCGGCGCGGCGGCCTTCAACAACGAATTCGGCCGTCCCAACCTGGCGGGCTATTTCCGCACCTTCGAGCAGGCCTTCAACGGCGAGGTGCGCGGCTACCACAAGCCCATCATGATCGCCGGCGGCGTCGGCAACATCCAGGCCGAACAGTCCTTCAAGATTCCGTTCCCGGCCGGTACCCTGCTGATCCAGCTGGGCGGGCCGGGGATGCTGATCGGTCTGGGCGGCGGCGCCGCTTCCTCGATGGCTACCGGCACCAACACCGCCGACCTGGACTTCGCCTCGGTGCAGCGCGGCAACCCGGAAATCCAGCGCCGCGCCCAGGAGGTGATCGACAGGTGCTGGCAGATGGGGGCGAACAACCCGGTGCTGGCCATCCATGACGTCGGCGCCGGCGGCATTTCCAACGCCATGCCGGAACTGGCCCACGACGCCGGCCGCGGCGCCCATTTCGACCTGCGCGCCGTGCCCAGCGAGGAGCCGGGCATGTCGCCGCGGGAGATCTGGAGCAACGAGGCCCAGGAGCGCTACGTGCTGGCCGTCGCCCCGGAGCGCCTGGACGAGTTCCGCGCCCTGTGCGAGCGCGAGCGCTGCCCCTTCGCGGTGCTGGGCAGCGCCACCGACGACGGCCAGCTGATCGTCAAGGACGACCATTTCGGCAACCGGCCGGTGGACATGGCGATGGAAGTGCTGCTGGGCAAGCCGCCCCGCATGCACCGCGACGCCCGTCGCGCCCGGCCGGCCGGCGCGGCCCTGGACATCGAACAGGCGGACCTCTGGGAGGCCGTCTCCCGCGTGCTGCGCCTGCCCGCCGTGGCCTCGAAGAACTTTCTCATCACCATCGGCGACCGCAGCGTCGGCGGCCTCACCGCCCGCGACCAGATGGTCGGCCCCTGGCAGGTGCCGGTGGCCGACGTGGCGGTGACCGCGATGGGCTTCGACACGGTGCTGGGCGAGGCTTTCGCCATGGGCGAGCGTACGCCGCTGGCGCTGCTCGACGGCCCGGCCTCGGGCCGCATGGCGGTGGGCGAGGCGATCACCAACATCGCCGCCGCCGACATTGGCGCGATCGGCAGGATCAAGCTCTCCGCCAACTGGATGGCCGCCGCCGGCCACGGCCATGAGGATGCGATCCTGTTCGACACCGTGAAGGCCGTGGGCCTGGAATTCTGCCCGGCCCTGGGCGTGGCGATCCCGGTGGGCAAGGATTCGCTGTCCATGCGTACCAAGTGGGAGGCGGACGGCAGCGCCAAGCAGGTCACCGCGCCGGTGTCGCTGATCGTCACCGCCTTCGCCCCCTGCGCCGACATCCGCAGGACCCTCACGCCCCAACTGCGGGACGACAAGGACGTGGGAGAGACCGAGCTGGTGCTGATCGATCTCGGCCAAGGCCAGAACCGCCTGGGCGGCTCCGCCCTGGCCCAGGTGTATGGCGTGTCCGGCGATGCCGCGCCGGATGTGGACGCGGCTTCCCTCAAAGCCTTCTTCGAGGCGATCCAGGCGCTGAACCGGGACGGCAAGCTCCTGGCCTATCACGACCGTTCCGACGGCGGCCTGTTCGCCACGGTCTGCGAAATGGCCTTCGCCGCCCGCATCGGCGTGTCGCTGAACCTGGATACGCTGTGCTACGACCCGCTGATGAACGACGTGGACGGCATCGAACGGGCGCCGCAGATCGTCGAGGGCCGCATGCGCGACCGCCTGATCGGCGCCCTGTTCAACGAGGAACTGGGGGCCGTGGTGCAGATCCGCCGCGCCGACCGCAGCGCCGTGATGGACGCACTGCGGGCCGCGGGCCTGGGCAAGTGCAGCCACATCGTCGGCTCCCCCAACACTTTCGGCGAGGTGCGCGTCTGGCGCAACGCCAAGCAGGCTTTTGGTGCGCCGATCGCCGAGATCCAGCGCGCCTGGAGCGAGGTGAGCCACCAGATCGCCCGCCTGCGCGACGACCCCGCCTGTGCCCAGGAGGAGTTCGACGCCCTCAACGACGCCGCCGATCCAGGGCTCTCCTGCCAGTTGAGCTTCGATCCGGCCCAGGACGTGGCTGCGCCGTTCATCGCCAGCGGCGTGCGGCCCCGCATGGCGATTCTGCGCGAACAGGGCGTGAACGGCCACGTGGAAATGGCCGCCGCCTTCGACCGCGCCGGCTTCGACGCGGTGGACGTGCATATGTCCGACCTCCAGGCCGGCCGCGTGCGGCTCGCCGATTTCAAGGGTCTGGCGGCCTGCGGCGGCTTCTCCTACGGTGACGTGCTGGGGGCCGGCCAGGGCTGGGCCAAGTCCATTCTCTTCAACAGCCGGCTGAAGGACGAATTCGCCACCTTCTTCCAGCGCCCCGACAGCTTCGCCCTGGGCGTCTGCAACGGCTGCCAGATGATGAGCAACCTGGCGTCCATCATCCCCGGCGCCGAGGACTGGCCCACCTTCCACCGCAACCGCAGCGAGCAGTTCGAGGCCCGCTTCGTCATGGTGGAGATTCCCGATTCGCCTTCCATCTTCCTGGCCGGCATGGGCGGCTCGCGCCTGCCGGTGGTGGTCTCCCACGGCGAGGGCCGCGCGGTGTTCGCCGGCGATGCCCAGGAACGGGCGCGGGTGGCGCTGCGCTACGTGGACAACCGGGGCGCGGTGGCCGCGACCTACCCGGCCAACCCCAACGGTTCGCCGGCCGGCATCACCGGCGTCACCACCGCCGACGGCCGCTTCACCATCATGATGCCGCACCCGGAGCGCATCTTCCGCACCGCCCAGATGAGCTGGGCGCCGCTCGGCCTGGGCGAGGACGGCCCCTGGCTCACCATGTTCCGCAATGCGCGGAAGTGGGTGGGGTAG
- a CDS encoding SDR family oxidoreductase — protein MAMQSNDDALRFDGQVIAITGAGNGLGRSHALLLASRGARVVVNDPARDAAGSSAAEQVVAEIRAAGGVACASLDSVLEGERIVEAALDAFGRIDGVINNAGFIRDRAFHNLSDAEWQAVVDVHLQGAYRVTHAAWPHLRQQNYGRVLFTVSAAGIYGNFGQANYGSAKLALYGLARTLAVEGARHNIRVNAVAPIAASQMMGARMPESWQARMTPEAVSPVVAWLCHADCPETGGLFEAGGGWFAKLRWERSAGATIGDHAPLTPEAVARQWAVATSFAAADHPADVTEAGTIMFQRLGLVPG, from the coding sequence ATGGCGATGCAGAGCAATGACGACGCCCTGCGCTTCGACGGCCAGGTGATCGCGATCACCGGCGCCGGCAACGGTCTGGGGCGCAGCCATGCGCTGCTGCTGGCGAGCCGCGGCGCGCGGGTGGTGGTGAACGACCCGGCGCGGGACGCGGCGGGCAGCAGCGCCGCCGAGCAGGTGGTGGCGGAAATCCGCGCCGCCGGCGGCGTGGCCTGCGCCAGTCTGGATTCGGTGCTGGAGGGCGAGCGCATCGTCGAGGCCGCCCTGGACGCCTTCGGCCGCATCGACGGCGTGATCAACAACGCCGGCTTCATCCGCGACCGCGCCTTCCACAACCTGAGCGACGCCGAGTGGCAGGCCGTGGTCGACGTGCATCTGCAAGGGGCCTACCGCGTGACCCACGCCGCCTGGCCCCATCTGCGGCAACAGAACTACGGCCGGGTGCTGTTCACGGTCTCGGCCGCCGGCATCTACGGCAATTTCGGCCAGGCCAATTACGGCAGCGCCAAGCTGGCGCTCTACGGCCTCGCCCGCACGCTGGCGGTGGAAGGCGCACGCCACAACATCCGCGTCAATGCCGTCGCGCCGATCGCCGCCTCGCAGATGATGGGCGCGCGCATGCCCGAGTCCTGGCAGGCGCGCATGACCCCGGAGGCGGTGAGCCCCGTGGTGGCCTGGCTGTGCCACGCCGACTGTCCGGAAACCGGCGGTCTGTTCGAGGCCGGCGGCGGCTGGTTCGCCAAGCTGCGCTGGGAGCGCAGCGCCGGCGCCACCATCGGCGATCACGCACCCCTGACTCCGGAAGCAGTGGCCCGCCAATGGGCGGTGGCGACGTCCTTCGCCGCCGCCGATCATCCCGCCGACGTGACCGAGGCCGGTACGATCATGTTCCAGCGCCTGGGGCTCGTTCCCGGCTGA